In a genomic window of Styela clava chromosome 11, kaStyClav1.hap1.2, whole genome shotgun sequence:
- the LOC120348077 gene encoding uncharacterized protein LOC120348077 isoform X1, with amino-acid sequence MSCTWGPAMTAGHAGMGHPFMGNVGSAMSPIASSRSGHGGINQLGGVYVNGRPLPDPVRQTIVDMAHQGVRPCDIARQLRVSHGCVSKILARYYETGSIKPGVIGGSKPKVATPKVVEKICEYKRQNPTMFAWEIRDRLLLECICDAENVPSVSSINRIVRNKAAEKSKHSGMQSPLSMQPTSLGMQPGCMIDGNDIHRGAPYSINGILGLHGPAQNAAAMSLSVHMTLPGGVPMHHAPPHHHMTHNHHQFSMPMSEVQNSSNYPSSSSNSSSTIHAPHSGFMKYSQHVKDGATSPSGLGFLMPRQQRPHHFPYTGPQDGSYEHGQLAMLSRTAEEVLSSGDLQPQSQQLPMTTQTNDSSRFHSMALNTHHAQILNAEYDISHTNQTTVRVSSVSPIQSRDMTPTSTVPYRIVNGMGIKIENTQIAPSSSCVAPGSNPRHTVCTSAEINTPNLNVRDSSQNSLANEPVSQVGQRISPSSSPETTLTELKPSPAKRPAIPTSSANFLLERNMIPLPSITLSGNSSTIDTGVDTSHTMNKFPNSTYAIVPQPQPSYVPSAHISEPFPSFTTPHEQVSSSIHPVYRHSSSAPRTSIMPDQYLSSSHHHNGMHFTSPVSSSSHLHTSSLEGVRVQQPDISGRGHSSPNDGRVTTVDFNNRQRSDMAPGLGCDVTASPGSMSTSSLSSTGSGYGSVSNTFQNGLMVNQNGGHIQSQYGSPNCGDQQYLTYGNYGENWRVAHQTHVNDGSPHSPASTITKNASLVDLRLKTKDHSAPIGLISAQ; translated from the exons ATGAGTTGTACTTGGGGACCAGCCATGACCGCCGGACACGCTGGTATGGGACATCCTTTCATGGGAAACGTTGGATCAGCTATGTCACCGATTGCTTCCTCGAGATCTG gaCACGGTGGCATAAATCAATTGGGAGGTGTATATGTGAACGGGCGCCCTCTCCCGGATCCAGTAAGACAAACCATTGTTGATATGGCTCATCAAGGAGTACGACCTTGCGACATTGCCCGACAACTTCGAGTATCGCATGGATGCGTCAGTAAAATTTTAGCCAG ATATTATGAAACAGGGAGCATAAAGCCGGGAGTCATAGGAGGCAGCAAACCCAAAGTTGCCACTCCAAAAGTAGTAGAAAAAATCTGCGAGTACAAGAGACAAAACCCAACGATGTTTGCCTGGGAAATTCGAGATCGTCTTTTGCTTGAATGCATATGCGACGCGGAAAATGTTCCTAGTGTCAGTTCCATTAACAG AATTGTTCGCAACAAAGCTGCTGAAAAATCAAAACACTCTGGAATGCAGTCGCCACTGAGCATGCAGCCAACCAGTTTGG GAATGCAACCTGGCTGTATGATAGATGGCAACGATATTCATCGTGGTGCGCCATACTCAATTAACGGCATATTGGGCCTTCATGGCCCTGCACAAAATGCAGCAGCAATGTCTTTATCAGTTCACATGACACTTCCTGGAGGTGTACCCATGCATCACGCTCCTCCGCACCATCACATGACTCACAATCATCATCAATTTTCAATGCCGATGTCGGAAGTTCAAAACTCATCAAATTATCCGTCCTCTTCGTCCAACTCGTCGTCTACCATTCACGCTCCACATTCTGGTTTTATGAAATATTCTCAGCATGTGAAGGATGGTGCTACATCTCCGTCGGGTTTAGGTTTTCTAATGCCTCGTCAACAGCGTCCACATCATTTTCCTTACACCGGCCCTCAAG ATGGCTCTTACGAACACGGACAGCTCGCAATGCTAAGTAGAACAGCAGAAGAAGTTCTTTCAAGTGGAGATCTTCAACCTCAGTCTCAGCAGTTGCCTATGACGACTCAGACAAATGATTCTTCAAGATTCCACTCGATGGCGCTAAATACTCATCACGCACAG ATCCTGAACGCTGAATATGATATATCACATACCAACCAAACCACAGTCAGAGTCTCGTCTGTTTCACCCATTCAGTCTCGCGATATGACTCCAACTTCCACAGTACCATACAGAATCG TAAACGGTATgggaattaaaatagaaaatacacAAATCGCTCCATCATCTTCCTGTGTCGCCCCCGGTTCCAATCCCAGGCATACCGTTTGCACATCAGCTGAAATAAATACCCCAAATCTCAATGTACGAGACTCAAGTCAGAATAGCCTTGCTAATGAGCCTGTAAGTCAAGTAGGGCAGCGTATTTCACCTAGCAGCTCGCCTGAAACAACGTTGACCGAACTTAAACCATCTCCTGCAAAGCGACCCGCTATCCCAACTAGCTCAGctaattttttattagaaaGAAACATGATTCCATTACCTTCCATTACTCTATCCGGAAATTCTTCAACAATTGACACCGGAGTTGATACATCTCACACGATGAATAAATTTCCCAATTCGACATATGCAATAGTACCCCAACCCCAACCTTCTTACGTCCCTTCTGCCCACATTTCCGAACCGTTCCCTTCATTCACCACACCACATGAGCAAGTTTCATCTTCCATACATCCGGTGTATCGTCATTCATCATCTGCACCTCGAACCAGCATTATGCCAGATCAGTATTTATCATCATCTCATCATCACAATGGAATGCATTTTACAAGTCCAGTGTCAAGTTCATCTCACCTTCATACATCGTCGCTAGAAG gcgTAAGAGTGCAGCAGCCTGATATCAGTGGCCGAGGTCATTCGAGTCCAAATGATGGCCGTGTTACAACGGTAGATTTCAACAACAGGCAACGAAGCGATATGGCACCAGGATTGGGATGTGATGTGACTGCCAGTCCCGGATCCATGTCTACGTCATCCCTCTCGTCAACAGGAAGCGGATACGGATCTGTATCTAACACTTTTCAGAATGGATTGATGGTCAACCAAAATGGCGGTCACATACAATCACAATACGGTTCACCAAATT GTGGTGATCAGCAGTATTTGACATACGGTAATTATGGCGAAAACTGGAGAGTAGCTCACCAAACACACGTTAATG ATGGATCTCCGCATTCCCCTGCATCAACAATTACCAAGAACGCAAGTCTCGTTGATCTGCGACTGAAGACAAAAGACCATTCTGCCCCGATCGGTCTAATTAGTGCACAATAA
- the LOC120347836 gene encoding uncharacterized protein LOC120347836, whose product MTRRRPSIAPCNGPHFSHSTPPLILSLLPSEIRYIRLSTSPHLSSGLHVVDLLRRCLHRDISIEELTDKNLEIFTVMKCGEQYWATDGNKRLWVLKTLESMGLCGKISVRVLTRRDYSLWRKLASTACDGRYIEFCSTEAERRGFEQKAKSVLEEFRTLGNGPFSPQLAPSRFFWAPHPTPAQIMMKWVDDEFVRSGNYQWFRGPYNVERPVVLGFIFLFFLISLSVIAKVPPEMVENND is encoded by the exons ATGACGCGACGGCGTCCCTCCATCGCGCCCTGTAATGGACCACACTTCTCGCACTCTACGCCGCCCTTAATTTTGAGTCTACTTCCATCAGAAATCAG GTATATTCGTCTTTCGACATCGCCACATTTGTCATCTGGTCTTCACGTAGTTGATCTATTAAGAAGATGTCTCCACAGAGACATAAGTATCGAAGAATTAACTGACAAAAACTTGGAAATTTTCACTGTGATGAAATGCGGAGAACAATATTGGGCGACCGATGGTAACAAACGACTATGGGTGTTAAAAACATTGGAAAGCATGGGTCTGTGCGGTAAAATATCGGTCCGAGTACTAACGAG AAGAGATTATTCTCTTTGGAGAAAATTAGCATCGACAGCTTGTGATGGAAGATATATCGAGTTCTGTTCCACTGAAGCTGAAAGGCGAGGATTTGaacaaaaagcgaaaagtgttcTAGAGGAATTCAGAACTTTAG GTAATGGTCCGTTTTCTCCACAACTTGCACCTTCGCGATTCTTTTGGGCTCCGCACCCAACTCCAGCACAAATTATGATGAAATGGGTGGATGACGAATTTGTTAGAAGCGGAAACTACCAATGGTTTAGGGGGCCATACAACGTTGAACGACCAGTTGTTCTTGGTTTTATCTTCTTGTTTTTCCTGATTTCTTTATCTGTGATTGCTAAAGTTCCTCCAGAAATGGTTGAAAATAATGACTGA
- the LOC120347759 gene encoding solute carrier organic anion transporter family member 4A1-like → MDSKQENKRSSNDCSKEEIKIEEIDIDSKTSANTEDQNKKEKNIFNSPDLVKLALVILSFAAFLEGSVVNGFYNISVTTIEKRFGLRSWESGLITSVLDIAGAIATPIVSYIGGARHKPHWLGAGVFIMGLGSILFSLPHFIAPEYEPVNVETFNCNSTLLCEDTGLRSYRGFFFVGFILVGIGACPLYTIAFTYLDENVKQNLSSTFNGIYLGCSSLGPAAGFLIGGFLLSIYTTMKDPGNILENNPAWVGNWWISFLIVGILHISISIPIMMFPRQIPGTEKYRKDRETEMHKTLESVKGDENFGKSLKDVPRSLLVILKNPCLMAISFASTVDSGLIVGLATFGPKYIESIYGVTASDAGLYFGALAIVGASLSNFVGGWLITKYKMKLKLMLKLSLISSIVAFAAFFIFLLSCQNLDVAGVLVPYPLETEVNCDQTKCGCSTNLYRPICGSDNLTYLSFCHAGCSAINETNFENCSRIATTKDNTFKWAVGGLCANNQCKHLPLFIVVLGIAVFCTFFTMQPILQISMRIVPFTQRSFSVGVQWIIVRVLGVIPLPIIFGKIIDMTCLVWENKCDECGSCYVYDNQAMSTYMVILCAILKGICVLCFVTSLWTYKALPSSEIDGDVHKNDLIKDDTCYNVDKELESNLQL, encoded by the exons ATGGATTCAAAGCAAGAAAATAAACGATCTAGCAATGACTGTTCAAAGGAAGAAATCAAAATTGAAGAGATTGATATTGACAGCAAAACGTCCGCGAACACTGAAGATCAAAATaa gaaagaaaaaaatatattcaactcCCCAGATCTTGTGAAATTGGCATTGGTCATTCTGAGTTTTGCCGCTTTTCTTGAAGGAAGTGTAGTCAACGGATTCTACAACATTAGCGTAACCACAATCGAGAAAAG GTTTGGTCTAAGAAGCTGGGAAAGTGGACTCATCACAAGTGTTCTGGACATCGCCGGTGCAATCGCCACTCCTATTGTGTCATATATTGGGGGCGCAAGACATAAACCCCATTGGTTAGGTGCTGGTGTTTTTATAATGGGACTGGGTTCGATTTTGTTCTCGTTACCCCATTTTATCGCTCCAGAGTATGAACCAGTTAATGTTGAAACGTTCAACTGCAATTCAACCTTGCTCTGTGAAGATACGGGATTGAGATCATACAG AGGTTTCTTCTTTGTTGGATTTATATTGGTTGGAATCGGAGCATGTCCTTTATATACAATAGCCTTTACATACCTCGACGAAAACGTTAAACAAAATCTGTCTTCGACGTTCAATG GTATTTATCTTGGATGTTCATCACTCGGTCCGGCAGCAGGATTTTTAATTGGTGGTTTCTTGTTATCTATTTATACCACAATGAAAGATCC AGGaaacattttagaaaataaCCCAGCATGGGTTGGGAATTGGTGGATTAGTTTTTTAATTGTTGGGATTCTACATATTTCTATATCTATTCCCATTATGATGTTTCCAAGGCAAATACCCGGGACTGAGAAATACCGGAAAGATAGAGAAACTGAAATGCATAAAACTTTAGAGAGCGTCAAGGGCGATGAAAACTTTGGTAAAAG TTTAAAAGACGTTCCTCGGTCGTTATTAGTAATATTGAAGAATCCGTGTCTTATGGCGATTTCATTTGCATCAACGGTTGATTCAGGGCTTATTGTTGGATTGGCAACATTTGGACCCAAATATATCGAGTCGATTTATGGCGTAACTGCTTCGGATGCCGGACTTTACTTTG GGGCTTTGGCGATTGTTGGTGCAAGCTTGTCAAACTTTGTTGGCGGTTGGTTGATCACAAAATACAAGATGAAATTGAAGCTTATGTTGAAATTATCTCTCATTTCTTCAATTGTTGCATTTGcagcattttttatatttctactaAGTTGCCAAAACCTAG ATGTTGCCGGAGTCCTTGTCCCATATCCTTTGGAAACTGAAGTCAATTGCGATCAAACAAAATGTGGTTGTAGTACTAATTTATACAGACCTATTTGTGGATCTGATAATCTAACATATTTGTCGTTTTGTCATGCAGGATGCTCTGCAATTAATGAAAcg AACTTTGAAAATTGCTCTAGGATAGCAACCACCAAAGATAATACTTTCAAATGGGCTGTGGGAGGATTATGTGCGAACAATCAATGCAAACATCTTCCCTTGTTTATAGTTGTTCTCGGCATCGCTGTTTTTTGCACCTTTTTCACAATGCAGCCTATTTTGCAA ATTTCAATGAGAATCGTTCCGTTCACCCAAAGATCTTTCTCTGTGGGTGTTCAA tggaTAATTGTTCGTGTTCTTGGGGTCATTCCACTACCAATCATATTTGGTAAAATTATAGATATGACATGTCTTGTTTGGGAAAACAAATGTGACGAATGTGGATCGTGTTATGTTTACGACAATCAAGCAATGTCTACATATATGGTTATATTATGCGCAATTCTTAAG GGTATATGTGTCTTATGTTTCGTTACATCACTGTGGACATACAAAGCTTTGCCATCTTCAGAAATTGATGGTGATGTgcataaaaatgatttaattaaaGATGATACTTGCTATAACGTTGATAAAGAATTGGAATCAAATCTACAACTTTAA
- the LOC120348077 gene encoding uncharacterized protein LOC120348077 isoform X2: MSCTWGPAMTAGHAGMGHPFMGNVGSAMSPIASSRSGHGGINQLGGVYVNGRPLPDPVRQTIVDMAHQGVRPCDIARQLRVSHGCVSKILARYYETGSIKPGVIGGSKPKVATPKVVEKICEYKRQNPTMFAWEIRDRLLLECICDAENVPSVSSINRIVRNKAAEKSKHSGMQSPLSMQPTSLGMQPGCMIDGNDIHRGAPYSINGILGLHGPAQNAAAMSLSVHMTLPGGVPMHHAPPHHHMTHNHHQFSMPMSEVQNSSNYPSSSSNSSSTIHAPHSGFMKYSQHVKDGATSPSGLGFLMPRQQRPHHFPYTGPQDGSYEHGQLAMLSRTAEEVLSSGDLQPQSQQLPMTTQTNDSSRFHSMALNTHHAQILNAEYDISHTNQTTVRVSSVSPIQSRDMTPTSTVPYRIGVRVQQPDISGRGHSSPNDGRVTTVDFNNRQRSDMAPGLGCDVTASPGSMSTSSLSSTGSGYGSVSNTFQNGLMVNQNGGHIQSQYGSPNCGDQQYLTYGNYGENWRVAHQTHVNDGSPHSPASTITKNASLVDLRLKTKDHSAPIGLISAQ, translated from the exons ATGAGTTGTACTTGGGGACCAGCCATGACCGCCGGACACGCTGGTATGGGACATCCTTTCATGGGAAACGTTGGATCAGCTATGTCACCGATTGCTTCCTCGAGATCTG gaCACGGTGGCATAAATCAATTGGGAGGTGTATATGTGAACGGGCGCCCTCTCCCGGATCCAGTAAGACAAACCATTGTTGATATGGCTCATCAAGGAGTACGACCTTGCGACATTGCCCGACAACTTCGAGTATCGCATGGATGCGTCAGTAAAATTTTAGCCAG ATATTATGAAACAGGGAGCATAAAGCCGGGAGTCATAGGAGGCAGCAAACCCAAAGTTGCCACTCCAAAAGTAGTAGAAAAAATCTGCGAGTACAAGAGACAAAACCCAACGATGTTTGCCTGGGAAATTCGAGATCGTCTTTTGCTTGAATGCATATGCGACGCGGAAAATGTTCCTAGTGTCAGTTCCATTAACAG AATTGTTCGCAACAAAGCTGCTGAAAAATCAAAACACTCTGGAATGCAGTCGCCACTGAGCATGCAGCCAACCAGTTTGG GAATGCAACCTGGCTGTATGATAGATGGCAACGATATTCATCGTGGTGCGCCATACTCAATTAACGGCATATTGGGCCTTCATGGCCCTGCACAAAATGCAGCAGCAATGTCTTTATCAGTTCACATGACACTTCCTGGAGGTGTACCCATGCATCACGCTCCTCCGCACCATCACATGACTCACAATCATCATCAATTTTCAATGCCGATGTCGGAAGTTCAAAACTCATCAAATTATCCGTCCTCTTCGTCCAACTCGTCGTCTACCATTCACGCTCCACATTCTGGTTTTATGAAATATTCTCAGCATGTGAAGGATGGTGCTACATCTCCGTCGGGTTTAGGTTTTCTAATGCCTCGTCAACAGCGTCCACATCATTTTCCTTACACCGGCCCTCAAG ATGGCTCTTACGAACACGGACAGCTCGCAATGCTAAGTAGAACAGCAGAAGAAGTTCTTTCAAGTGGAGATCTTCAACCTCAGTCTCAGCAGTTGCCTATGACGACTCAGACAAATGATTCTTCAAGATTCCACTCGATGGCGCTAAATACTCATCACGCACAG ATCCTGAACGCTGAATATGATATATCACATACCAACCAAACCACAGTCAGAGTCTCGTCTGTTTCACCCATTCAGTCTCGCGATATGACTCCAACTTCCACAGTACCATACAGAATCG gcgTAAGAGTGCAGCAGCCTGATATCAGTGGCCGAGGTCATTCGAGTCCAAATGATGGCCGTGTTACAACGGTAGATTTCAACAACAGGCAACGAAGCGATATGGCACCAGGATTGGGATGTGATGTGACTGCCAGTCCCGGATCCATGTCTACGTCATCCCTCTCGTCAACAGGAAGCGGATACGGATCTGTATCTAACACTTTTCAGAATGGATTGATGGTCAACCAAAATGGCGGTCACATACAATCACAATACGGTTCACCAAATT GTGGTGATCAGCAGTATTTGACATACGGTAATTATGGCGAAAACTGGAGAGTAGCTCACCAAACACACGTTAATG ATGGATCTCCGCATTCCCCTGCATCAACAATTACCAAGAACGCAAGTCTCGTTGATCTGCGACTGAAGACAAAAGACCATTCTGCCCCGATCGGTCTAATTAGTGCACAATAA